ACGGAGCCCACCTGTTTAATCTCAACCTGGAAAACGCCAGTTTGATGAAGGCCGATCTGCGGGAGGCCAATGTTCACTGCGCCAATCTGGTTAATACCAATTTGCTTGGTATCAAGTGGATGGGCGCCAAAATTGAAAACATCAATACCGGCAAACTGCTCAAGCAAGAACGCATGGCCATGGAGGCCGAGCGGGTGGGTGAGATGGAAATCGCACTGGATTATTTCGAGCAGGCAGAAGAAATTTACCGCGACCTGCGCAAGGCCGCCGAGCGCGAAGGCCTGTTTGCCATGGGCGGGTATTTCATTCAGCGCGAACTGACCATGCGCCGCCATCAGTTGCCCAAGTATTCCCGTGCCAGGCTGACGTCCAAAATTGTTGATCTCTTCTGCGGCTATGGTGAATCGCCGGGGCGGGTTATCGGCTTTTCCATGGTGCTCATTCTTATTTGTGCCATCTGTTATTTTTTCACCGGCCTGAGCTACGGTGGCAACATACATGTGTTCAGGTCAGAAAACACCTTTATGATGAATTTCTACTTATTTTTTAACTGTATATACTACTCGGTCGTGACTTTCACCACCCTTGGCTACGGCGATTTTACCCCCATAGGCTTCTCGCGTCTGATAGCCGCCATCGAGGCCTTTACGGGCAGTTTTACCATCGCCCTGTTCGTGGTGGTATTCGTAAAGAAAATGACCCGCTGAGCAACGCAGGAAAGCGCCATTCCCCATTCCCCATTCCCCATTCCCCATTCCCCATTCCCCATTCACCATTCACCATTCACCATTCACCATTCACCATTCACCATTCACCATTCACCATTCACCATTCACCATTCGCCATTCGCCATTCGCCATTCAGCAAAAAGGCACCCGAAGGTGCCTTTTTCACGCTAACACACAATCACACCTTGAACTGGCCCACCAGCTTGGAGAGCTGGGCTCCTTCGGTGGAAACGGTGCGACTCACGGTTCTGGCTTCCTGACTGGAGGCCAGCAGGGCGTTGACTATTTCCTGAATGGCATACACGTTACGGTTAATTTCTTCGGTCACAGAGCTTTGCTCGGTGGCCGCCGCGGCAATCTGGGTGCTCATATCATTGATAGCGGTAACGGCGCTGGTGACAGAGCCCAGACTCTCAGAAATCGCTGTCGAGGCTTCCACCGACCGCTGACAACTGTGCTGGCTCTCATCCATGGTTTTTACGGCCGATGACACCAAACGGTGCAAGTCGGTAAGCATTTCATTGATTTCGAGCGTACTAGCCTGGGTTCGACTGGCAAGATTACGCACCTCATCGGCCACCACCGCAAAGCCCCTGCCCTGCTCACCGGCCCGGGCGGCCTCAATGGCCGCATTGAGCGCCAGCAAGTTGGTTTGCTCGGCAATGCCACCAATCACAGACAACACCGAATTAATCTTTTTCGACTGTTCACTGAGAGACTGAATATTGGCCGCCGCGTCGTTGACCTGTGACATCAGGTTGGAAATCTCTGCCAGTGAACTGTCAACACAGGCCTGGGCTTTGGCCACATCGCCAGTGGCGGCATGGGTGGCTTCGGCCACCTGGGTGGTATTTTGTGCCACCTCGGCGGCGGTGGACGACATCTCAGTGATGGCGGTGACCACCTGAT
This sequence is a window from Shewanella zhangzhouensis. Protein-coding genes within it:
- a CDS encoding ion channel, whose product is MDEKIPVCCYHEDEGFSCSEPAGPSGLCYWHDPRITKDGPDDKAKLEAYARKGGMLRGIHLKRAELAGIDLVKHHSKTGYDMSHAELYRANLNGAHLFNLNLENASLMKADLREANVHCANLVNTNLLGIKWMGAKIENINTGKLLKQERMAMEAERVGEMEIALDYFEQAEEIYRDLRKAAEREGLFAMGGYFIQRELTMRRHQLPKYSRARLTSKIVDLFCGYGESPGRVIGFSMVLILICAICYFFTGLSYGGNIHVFRSENTFMMNFYLFFNCIYYSVVTFTTLGYGDFTPIGFSRLIAAIEAFTGSFTIALFVVVFVKKMTR